Proteins encoded within one genomic window of Cellulomonas xiejunii:
- a CDS encoding ATP-dependent helicase, whose translation MTATDAPVVAGLSAVRIAQLVGQHPPTDEQRAVIEAPLRPSLVVAGAGSGKTETMAARVVWLVANGLVAPDQVLGLTFTRKAAGELSERVRRRLRGLVRAAAAEGVALPTGADVVDELARPHVSTYHAYAASLVTDHALRLGVEPGARLLGEAAQWQLASEVVESWAGDLDTSAATSTVVDAVLALSGALDEHLLDPATARHGIEALVESLVSTPAGEPPRAPYAKVRELVASLGERSRVLDLVADYRARKRAADSLDFGDQVALAARIARDVPEVGAGERDRFRVVLLDEYQDTSYAQLVLLQALFTAGHPVTAVGDPHQSIYGWRGASPGGLARFPAAFPVVERDGDGRESNRRRADVVPLSTSWRNDVAVLDAANAVAAPLRTGAAQVDVPRLAPRPGAGEGVVQAIVAATVEDEAEQVAAWVAQRWRPGLHPAGRRTAAVLCRKRSQFEPLRRALRAAGLPVEVVGLGGLLATPEVVDLVAVLQAAHDPTRGDAVVRLLTGARTRLGAADLHALGEWARQGARPAAGRVPGRDGVEADVVDERSLVDALDDPPPPGWRSPAGRVVTPEGRRRLVDLAAVLRAVRAHQGLSLPELVGEAERLFGLDIEVQARADVAPGRARAHLDAFADVAAEFARGADRPTLGAFLAWLEAAEAREDGLELPVTEPDPDAVQVTTVHAAKGLEWDAVAVAGMVDGGLPATAMLGKDGPKDSAWLTGLGVLPYPLRGDADDLPRLECAGAESPKELADRLDRFRLDAGDHEVAEERRLAYVALTRAREALLLSAAYWGEPKAPRKLSPFLTELLDAGLAEVVGRADEPEPGSPNPRAALTPTAVWPVDPFTRDGAAPRRAAVVAAAEAVRAAAANQPAATPAAAAPGDSEDWDVLADRLLAEQAARRRGDARVALPAHLSASSLVRLDAQPDQFALGLRRPVPREPSPQARRGTAFHAWVEAWYGQATLVDVDDLPGADDDVLPGDPDQAELRAAFLRTPWAHRSPVAVEVDVETTIGGYVLRSRIDAVFADPDRPDVPGAVVVVDWKTGSPPRDSAQRASRDLQLAVYRIAWARLTGTDPDLVRAAFCYVGAGVTVLPERLPGEDEVARLLADAAPAASSVAEGATGRTPGGGAPPTVRRSRGRRPGRAAPRPGN comes from the coding sequence GTGACCGCCACCGACGCCCCGGTCGTGGCGGGCCTGTCGGCCGTGCGGATCGCCCAGCTCGTGGGGCAGCACCCGCCGACGGACGAGCAGCGCGCGGTGATCGAGGCCCCGCTGCGGCCGTCGCTCGTCGTCGCCGGCGCCGGCTCGGGCAAGACCGAGACCATGGCGGCGCGGGTCGTCTGGCTCGTCGCCAACGGACTCGTCGCCCCCGACCAGGTGCTCGGCCTGACCTTCACGCGCAAGGCCGCCGGTGAGCTCTCCGAGCGGGTGAGGCGCCGGCTGCGGGGGCTGGTGCGTGCGGCCGCGGCCGAGGGCGTCGCGCTGCCGACCGGCGCGGACGTCGTCGACGAGCTCGCGCGACCGCACGTGTCGACGTACCACGCGTACGCGGCGTCCCTCGTGACGGACCACGCGCTGCGCCTGGGCGTCGAGCCCGGCGCGCGGCTGCTCGGTGAGGCCGCGCAGTGGCAGCTGGCGTCGGAGGTCGTCGAGTCGTGGGCCGGTGACCTGGACACGTCGGCCGCGACGTCGACCGTCGTCGACGCGGTGCTGGCGCTGTCCGGCGCCCTGGACGAGCACCTGCTCGACCCGGCGACCGCCCGCCACGGCATCGAGGCGCTCGTCGAGAGCCTCGTGTCGACACCCGCCGGCGAGCCGCCGCGCGCCCCGTACGCCAAGGTCCGCGAGCTCGTCGCGTCCCTCGGCGAGCGCTCGCGCGTGCTCGACCTCGTCGCGGACTACCGCGCGCGCAAGAGGGCGGCCGACAGCCTCGACTTCGGCGACCAGGTGGCGCTCGCGGCGCGCATCGCGCGCGACGTCCCGGAGGTCGGCGCCGGGGAGCGCGACCGGTTCCGGGTCGTGCTCCTGGACGAGTACCAGGACACCTCCTACGCCCAGCTGGTCCTGCTGCAGGCGCTCTTCACGGCAGGGCACCCGGTGACCGCGGTCGGTGACCCGCACCAGTCGATCTACGGCTGGCGCGGCGCGAGCCCGGGCGGCCTCGCGCGGTTCCCCGCGGCGTTCCCGGTCGTCGAGCGGGACGGTGACGGCCGCGAGTCGAACCGGCGCCGTGCCGACGTCGTCCCGTTGTCGACGTCGTGGCGCAACGACGTCGCGGTCCTCGACGCCGCCAACGCGGTCGCCGCGCCTCTGCGCACCGGTGCTGCGCAGGTCGACGTCCCGCGGCTCGCGCCACGTCCCGGTGCGGGCGAGGGCGTCGTCCAGGCGATCGTGGCCGCGACGGTCGAGGACGAGGCCGAGCAGGTCGCCGCGTGGGTCGCGCAGCGGTGGCGCCCAGGGCTCCACCCGGCCGGGCGACGCACCGCGGCCGTCCTGTGCCGCAAGCGCTCGCAGTTCGAGCCGCTGCGTCGTGCCCTGCGCGCGGCGGGTCTGCCCGTCGAGGTCGTCGGACTCGGTGGTCTGCTCGCGACCCCGGAGGTCGTCGACCTCGTCGCCGTGCTGCAGGCTGCCCACGACCCGACGCGGGGCGACGCGGTCGTCCGGCTGCTGACGGGGGCGCGCACGCGGCTCGGTGCGGCCGACCTGCACGCACTGGGGGAGTGGGCGCGTCAGGGTGCGCGCCCGGCCGCGGGGCGGGTGCCCGGGCGCGACGGCGTCGAGGCGGACGTCGTCGACGAGAGGAGCCTCGTCGACGCGCTGGACGACCCGCCGCCGCCCGGGTGGCGCAGCCCTGCCGGTCGCGTCGTGACGCCCGAGGGGCGACGCCGCCTCGTGGACCTGGCAGCCGTCCTGCGCGCCGTCCGCGCGCACCAGGGCCTGTCGCTGCCCGAGCTCGTCGGGGAGGCCGAGCGGCTGTTCGGTCTCGACATCGAGGTGCAGGCCCGTGCCGACGTCGCACCGGGCCGGGCACGCGCGCACCTGGACGCGTTCGCGGACGTGGCTGCGGAGTTCGCGCGCGGTGCCGACCGCCCGACGCTCGGCGCGTTCCTGGCCTGGCTCGAGGCCGCGGAGGCCCGGGAGGACGGTCTCGAGCTCCCCGTGACCGAGCCCGACCCCGACGCGGTGCAGGTCACGACCGTGCACGCCGCGAAGGGGCTGGAGTGGGACGCGGTCGCGGTCGCCGGCATGGTCGACGGAGGACTGCCCGCGACGGCGATGCTCGGCAAGGACGGTCCCAAGGACTCCGCCTGGCTCACGGGTCTCGGCGTCCTGCCGTACCCGTTGCGCGGTGACGCCGACGACCTGCCGCGACTCGAGTGCGCGGGTGCGGAGTCGCCCAAGGAGCTCGCGGACCGCCTGGACCGGTTCCGTCTGGACGCCGGCGACCACGAGGTCGCCGAGGAGCGTCGGCTCGCGTACGTCGCGCTGACCCGGGCGCGCGAGGCCCTCCTGCTGTCGGCGGCGTACTGGGGTGAGCCGAAGGCTCCGCGCAAGCTCTCGCCGTTCCTCACCGAGCTCCTCGACGCAGGGCTCGCGGAGGTCGTCGGACGTGCCGACGAGCCCGAGCCGGGCAGCCCGAACCCCCGAGCAGCGCTGACGCCGACCGCGGTCTGGCCGGTCGACCCCTTCACCCGGGACGGTGCGGCACCGCGACGCGCGGCGGTCGTCGCAGCCGCCGAGGCGGTGCGCGCCGCTGCGGCGAACCAGCCGGCGGCCACCCCCGCCGCGGCCGCCCCGGGCGACAGCGAGGACTGGGACGTGCTCGCGGACAGGTTGCTCGCAGAGCAGGCAGCGCGTCGGCGGGGTGACGCGCGCGTCGCGCTGCCGGCGCACCTCTCGGCGTCGTCGCTCGTGCGTCTGGATGCCCAGCCGGACCAGTTCGCCCTGGGCCTGCGGCGGCCCGTCCCGCGCGAACCGTCCCCCCAGGCGCGTCGGGGCACGGCCTTCCATGCCTGGGTCGAGGCCTGGTACGGGCAGGCCACGCTCGTCGACGTCGACGACCTGCCCGGGGCGGACGACGACGTGCTGCCCGGCGACCCGGACCAGGCCGAGCTGCGCGCCGCCTTCCTGCGCACCCCGTGGGCGCACCGGTCACCCGTGGCGGTGGAGGTCGACGTCGAGACCACGATCGGTGGGTACGTCCTGCGGTCGCGCATCGACGCGGTCTTCGCCGACCCCGACCGGCCCGACGTGCCCGGCGCCGTCGTCGTCGTCGACTGGAAGACGGGCTCGCCGCCGCGGGACTCGGCGCAGCGCGCCTCGCGCGACCTCCAGCTCGCGGTCTACCGCATCGCCTGGGCGCGGCTGACGGGGACGGACCCCGACCTGGTCCGCGCGGCTTTCTGCTACGTCGGCGCCGGTGTCACGGTCCTGCCCGAACGCCTTCCAGGGGAGGACGAGGTGGCGCGTCTGCTGGCGGACGCGGCGCCGGCAGCCTCGAGCGTGGCCGAGGGCGCGACGGGCAGGACGCCCGGAGGCGGGGCACCGCCGACGGTCCGCCGGTCACGCGGACGACGGCCGGGCCGGGCCGCACCGCGGCCAGGGAACTAG
- a CDS encoding ATP-dependent helicase: MTTASTTRLVAAPLVERAARGAAARPVLDDQQREVVERVASGADRALLVTGAPGTGRTTVALEAAAAAVAAGLTPDDVLVLAASRRAAADLRDRLAVRLGRTAGRPLVQTAAAVAFAVLRARAGALGEPPPVLVSGPEQDLALAELLAGHAAGEVPGPRWPTGVPEAALGTRAFRDELRDLLMRAAERGLAPTDLAALGRREQRPAWVAAARVYEEYLDVMALAAGTPDAGERLDPAVVVDAAVAALRGWDDEVPGVPCPRRRLVVVDDYQESTAATARLLRAFADDGARLLLLGDPDVAVQTFRGAQPSLVARATAGGPGEPAAEHVVLRTVWRQSAPLREVTARITERVAASGTVAHRRALVPEDRAEGPAPRVAVLPSAAQEAAWVAHRLRRAHLQGGVPWDEMAVLARAGGRVTAVRRALAQAGVPVRVVGSDVPLRDEPAVRPLLDAVRVALQPDELDADVAARLACSPLGGLDAVGLRRVRRALRAEELAGGGGRSSDVLLVEALGAPDRAATLEPHVGRPVQRLARLLQAGRDAAASPGADVQAVLWAVWDRAGLAEPWRQAALAGGSGGERADRDLDAVLALFRAAETFVERVPQATPRAFVDWVMAQDLPADSLAPASRAAGVSVLTPAGAAGGSWEVVAVVGVQEGVWPDLRLRDSLLGAQSLVDLLAGRQTAGGPGEEHARAARAAVLADELRAFALACSRARTVLLVTAVDDQDTTPSPFLDLVQPGSDDDGPDPRRTSAPAPLDLRGLVARLRSALERAAAQGGTDTAAARTLARLAAAGVPGADPASWFGLPAPSSDAPLWPADAKVPVSPSRLETAQRCALRWALESAGGTPASSAQQSLGTLVHAIAQEHPTADLPTLRAELDRRWHELGLGEGWPSVAARRKADAMVERLAAYLRDAGEPLLVEAPFSLETDRAVVRGSIDRVERAVAEGDGAGDAVEVVDLKTGSRVPTLAQAAEHPQLGAYQLAVDAGAVPGLEPGTYSAAARLVHLAQGSGGATQRRQDGLGPQEGAPSWARTLVDDVADRMAASSFEARANDLCTRCPVRRSCPLRGEGGQVVA, from the coding sequence GTGACGACGGCATCGACCACCCGGCTCGTGGCGGCGCCCCTCGTCGAGCGTGCGGCGCGCGGCGCAGCGGCCCGTCCGGTGCTGGACGACCAGCAGCGCGAGGTGGTCGAGCGGGTGGCCTCCGGGGCCGATCGCGCCCTGCTCGTCACCGGAGCGCCGGGGACCGGCCGCACGACCGTCGCGCTGGAGGCCGCCGCCGCCGCGGTGGCGGCGGGCCTCACTCCGGACGACGTGCTGGTGCTGGCGGCGAGCCGCCGAGCCGCAGCCGACCTGCGTGACCGGCTGGCGGTGCGCCTGGGACGCACCGCGGGTCGGCCGTTGGTCCAGACCGCAGCGGCCGTCGCGTTCGCGGTGCTCCGGGCGCGGGCGGGCGCGCTCGGTGAGCCGCCGCCGGTGCTCGTCTCGGGGCCCGAGCAGGACCTGGCGCTGGCCGAGCTGCTCGCCGGGCACGCCGCCGGGGAGGTGCCGGGGCCGCGGTGGCCCACCGGCGTCCCCGAGGCCGCGCTGGGGACGCGCGCGTTCCGTGACGAGCTGCGCGACCTGCTGATGAGAGCCGCCGAGCGAGGGCTCGCCCCGACCGACCTCGCGGCGCTCGGCCGGCGTGAGCAGCGCCCCGCCTGGGTCGCCGCGGCGCGCGTCTACGAGGAGTACCTCGACGTCATGGCGCTCGCGGCGGGCACGCCCGACGCCGGCGAGCGTCTCGACCCGGCGGTCGTCGTGGACGCCGCCGTTGCCGCGCTGCGCGGCTGGGACGACGAGGTCCCCGGTGTGCCGTGCCCGCGTCGGCGCCTCGTGGTGGTCGACGACTACCAGGAGAGCACGGCGGCCACCGCGCGGCTGCTGCGGGCCTTCGCGGACGACGGGGCCCGGCTGCTGCTGCTCGGCGACCCGGACGTCGCCGTGCAGACCTTCCGCGGTGCCCAGCCGTCGCTCGTCGCGCGCGCGACGGCCGGAGGGCCGGGGGAGCCGGCGGCCGAGCACGTCGTGCTGCGCACCGTCTGGCGGCAGAGTGCGCCGCTGCGGGAGGTGACGGCGAGGATCACGGAGCGGGTCGCCGCGTCCGGGACGGTCGCGCACCGGCGGGCTCTGGTACCCGAGGACCGGGCGGAGGGCCCTGCGCCTCGTGTCGCTGTGCTGCCCAGCGCCGCGCAGGAGGCCGCCTGGGTCGCGCACCGGCTGCGACGCGCCCACCTGCAGGGCGGCGTCCCGTGGGACGAGATGGCCGTCCTCGCACGTGCCGGTGGTCGCGTGACGGCGGTCCGCCGCGCGCTCGCCCAGGCCGGTGTGCCCGTCCGGGTCGTCGGGAGCGACGTGCCGCTGCGCGACGAGCCCGCGGTGCGGCCCCTCCTCGACGCGGTGCGCGTCGCTCTGCAGCCCGACGAGCTGGACGCCGACGTCGCCGCTCGGCTCGCCTGCTCACCGCTCGGGGGTCTGGACGCGGTGGGTCTGCGGCGGGTGCGGCGGGCGCTGCGGGCCGAGGAGCTCGCAGGGGGCGGTGGCCGCTCCAGCGACGTGCTCCTGGTCGAGGCGCTCGGTGCGCCCGACCGGGCCGCCACGCTCGAGCCGCACGTGGGGCGTCCGGTGCAGCGTCTCGCCAGGCTGCTGCAGGCGGGACGTGACGCCGCTGCCTCGCCCGGCGCGGACGTGCAGGCCGTGCTGTGGGCCGTATGGGACCGCGCCGGCCTCGCCGAGCCGTGGCGGCAGGCGGCGCTCGCCGGTGGATCGGGTGGCGAGCGCGCCGACCGTGACCTCGATGCCGTGCTGGCGCTCTTCCGGGCCGCCGAGACCTTCGTCGAGCGCGTGCCGCAGGCGACGCCGCGCGCGTTCGTCGACTGGGTGATGGCGCAGGACCTCCCGGCGGACTCCCTGGCGCCGGCGTCGCGCGCGGCCGGGGTCAGCGTGCTCACGCCGGCGGGTGCCGCGGGCGGGTCGTGGGAGGTCGTGGCGGTCGTCGGCGTCCAGGAGGGCGTCTGGCCCGACCTGCGGCTGCGGGACTCACTGCTGGGTGCGCAGTCGCTCGTCGACCTCCTGGCCGGGCGTCAGACCGCCGGGGGGCCGGGGGAGGAGCACGCGCGGGCGGCGCGGGCCGCCGTGCTGGCCGACGAGCTGCGCGCGTTCGCGCTCGCCTGCTCGCGCGCTCGCACGGTCCTGCTGGTCACGGCCGTGGACGACCAGGACACGACACCGTCGCCGTTCCTCGACCTCGTGCAGCCCGGGTCCGACGACGACGGGCCCGACCCGCGTCGGACGAGCGCCCCCGCGCCGCTCGACCTGCGCGGGCTCGTCGCGCGCCTGCGCTCCGCTCTCGAGCGCGCGGCGGCGCAGGGCGGGACGGACACGGCGGCCGCACGCACCCTCGCGCGGCTGGCCGCCGCCGGCGTCCCCGGTGCGGACCCGGCGTCCTGGTTCGGGCTGCCCGCACCGTCGAGCGACGCGCCGTTGTGGCCGGCCGACGCGAAGGTCCCGGTCTCACCCTCGCGGCTGGAGACCGCCCAGCGGTGCGCCCTGCGCTGGGCCCTGGAGTCGGCCGGCGGCACACCGGCGTCCTCCGCCCAGCAGTCGCTCGGCACGCTCGTGCACGCCATCGCCCAGGAGCACCCGACGGCCGACCTGCCGACGCTGCGCGCCGAGCTCGACCGTCGCTGGCACGAGCTGGGGCTGGGCGAGGGCTGGCCGTCGGTCGCGGCACGCCGTAAGGCCGACGCGATGGTCGAGCGGCTCGCGGCGTACCTGCGCGACGCGGGAGAGCCGCTGCTCGTCGAGGCGCCCTTCTCGCTCGAGACGGACCGCGCGGTCGTGCGGGGGTCGATCGACCGCGTCGAACGTGCGGTCGCCGAGGGCGACGGCGCCGGGGACGCCGTCGAGGTCGTGGACCTGAAGACCGGCTCCCGCGTGCCGACTCTTGCGCAGGCCGCGGAGCACCCCCAGCTCGGTGCCTACCAGCTCGCGGTCGACGCCGGCGCGGTCCCGGGGCTCGAGCCGGGGACCTACAGCGCAGCGGCGCGACTCGTCCACCTGGCCCAGGGCTCCGGAGGTGCCACGCAACGTCGCCAGGACGGGCTGGGACCACAGGAGGGCGCCCCGAGCTGGGCGCGCACCCTCGTCGACGACGTCGCGGACCGCATGGCGGCGTCGAGCTTCGAGGCGCGCGCGAACGACCTGTGTACCCGCTGCCCGGTGCGCCGCTCGTGCCCGTTGCGTGGCGAGGGCGGGCAGGTGGTCGCGTGA
- a CDS encoding TetR/AcrR family transcriptional regulator → MTDAQDATGPRARGLRMARAERRSQLLAVALDLFSTEGFHHVSMDDIADRAEVSKPVLYRHFPSKLDLYLAVVDEQGEALLSAVERAVAPIEAGPIGRGEGRAVVAAVVHAYLAFVQVAGESSTLLFESDVTHDAQVRVRVEHAAAEATRRIADVLAAVTGRDRADADVLASALVATAQGAATYWLRRGDGQGVERVVELVTDLQWRGLAGLVRPDFPYGDA, encoded by the coding sequence GTGACCGACGCCCAGGACGCCACCGGACCCCGAGCTCGCGGGCTGCGGATGGCACGCGCCGAGCGCAGGTCGCAGCTTCTCGCGGTGGCCCTCGACCTGTTCTCCACCGAGGGGTTCCACCACGTCTCGATGGACGACATCGCCGACCGTGCGGAGGTCAGCAAGCCCGTCCTGTACCGGCACTTCCCGTCGAAGCTCGACCTCTACCTCGCGGTCGTCGACGAGCAGGGCGAGGCTCTCCTGTCCGCCGTGGAGCGTGCCGTCGCGCCGATCGAGGCGGGCCCGATCGGCCGCGGCGAGGGCCGCGCGGTCGTGGCCGCCGTGGTGCACGCGTACCTCGCGTTCGTCCAGGTGGCCGGCGAGTCGTCCACCCTCCTGTTCGAGTCCGACGTGACGCACGACGCGCAGGTCCGCGTCCGGGTCGAGCACGCGGCCGCTGAGGCGACGCGTCGCATCGCCGACGTGCTCGCCGCCGTCACCGGCCGGGACCGGGCCGACGCCGACGTGCTCGCCTCGGCACTCGTGGCCACCGCCCAGGGTGCCGCGACCTACTGGCTGCGCCGCGGCGACGGCCAGGGCGTCGAGCGCGTCGTCGAGCTGGTGACGGACCTGCAGTGGCGGGGCCTCGCCGGCCTGGTGCGGCCCGACTTCCCGTACGGGGACGCCTAG
- a CDS encoding DUF3107 domain-containing protein → MEITIGVQHHSRELTLESDQSADEIVAAVQAAVDGRTTTLDLTDVRGRRVVVPAAVLGFVEIGAETKGRVGFGQL, encoded by the coding sequence GTGGAGATCACGATCGGCGTGCAGCACCACTCGCGCGAGCTGACGCTCGAGTCCGACCAGTCCGCGGACGAGATCGTCGCGGCCGTGCAGGCGGCGGTCGACGGCAGGACGACGACGCTGGACCTGACCGACGTCCGCGGCCGTCGGGTCGTCGTGCCCGCCGCCGTCCTCGGCTTCGTGGAGATCGGCGCCGAGACCAAGGGCCGCGTGGGCTTCGGCCAGCTGTGA
- a CDS encoding ferritin-like fold-containing protein has translation MTSSAGSARPLRPEHAAADERSANRGGTDVGTVGDLRVGDAVEVLGLVAGLEHQAFARLADDSRQAPCLEQSLVLSRLSARCIERRDRVLARIEELGGDGPAALARFDVVLADFDARTPSSTWAERLLKAYVGYGVTDDFCRLAARGLDEESARLVADVLGDVSRSEVAVRELDRACAGDEVLSSRLALWGRRLVGEALGVVQRVAQRPEVARVLDRAGLAAATPHDAPAGNATPQAAPGVFTELTAEHTRRMSRLHLTA, from the coding sequence ATGACCTCCAGCGCCGGCAGCGCCCGCCCCCTGCGTCCCGAGCACGCCGCCGCCGACGAGCGGTCGGCGAACCGCGGCGGTACGGACGTCGGGACCGTGGGGGATCTCCGGGTCGGCGACGCGGTCGAGGTCCTCGGTCTGGTGGCCGGCCTGGAGCACCAGGCGTTCGCGCGGCTCGCGGACGACAGCCGCCAGGCGCCGTGCCTCGAGCAGTCGCTCGTGCTGAGCCGCCTGTCCGCCCGCTGCATCGAGCGTCGCGACCGCGTGCTCGCCCGCATCGAGGAGCTGGGCGGGGACGGTCCCGCGGCCCTCGCGCGGTTCGACGTCGTGCTGGCCGACTTCGACGCGCGCACGCCCTCGAGCACGTGGGCGGAGCGTCTGCTCAAGGCGTACGTGGGCTACGGCGTGACCGACGACTTTTGCCGGCTCGCCGCACGCGGTCTGGACGAGGAGTCGGCGCGTCTGGTGGCCGACGTCCTGGGCGACGTGTCACGCAGCGAGGTCGCCGTGCGTGAGCTCGACCGGGCGTGCGCGGGTGACGAGGTCCTGTCGTCCCGGCTGGCCCTGTGGGGGCGGCGGCTGGTCGGGGAGGCGCTGGGCGTCGTCCAGCGCGTGGCCCAGCGTCCCGAGGTCGCCCGTGTGCTCGACCGGGCGGGACTCGCAGCGGCGACGCCCCATGACGCGCCCGCCGGGAACGCGACGCCCCAGGCTGCTCCCGGCGTCTTCACCGAGCTGACCGCCGAGCACACGCGGCGCATGTCGCGCCTGCACCTGACGGCCTGA
- a CDS encoding DEAD/DEAH box helicase, which produces MTTDQTVDQEPRTDAAVDTPVLDTSDIIRTAADAVPTESPTGSRRAASVQAVDASFADFDVRPEIVAALAAAGISQPFPIQAMTLPVALAGHDIIGQAKTGTGKTLGFGVPLLHRVIAPGEEGYERLAAPGEPQALVVVPTRELAVQVAGDLAMASTGRKVRIVQVYGGRAYEPQVEALKRGADVVVGTPGRMIDLLNQRHLRLNHATEVVLDEADEMLDLGFLPDVEKLLAATPANRHTMLFSATMPGAVVAMARRYMSQPTHIRASAPDDEGQTVKNIKQVAYRAHALDKVELLARILQARGRGLTIVFARTKRTAAKVADDLVERGFAAGAIHGDLGQGAREQALRAFRHGKVDVLVATDVAARGIDVEDVTHVINYQCPEDEKTYLHRTGRTGRAGNKGTAVTFVDWDDLPRWGLIDKALGLGIPAPVETYSSSPHVYADLDIPEGTKGRLPKSQQTRAGLDAEVLEDLGETGKRGGGARPARSDERSGGGRREGSRDGGRGGARDSGARTRGADAAPSGTAPSATATSGTATSGTATSGTAPSSTATSDAEGEGRRRRRGGRGRAGGDGAARTEQGASRAEQPVSAEAPGADAPAGGESDGTPRRRRRRRSRGGAAGAPSDAAAPAGSDA; this is translated from the coding sequence GTGACCACCGACCAGACCGTCGACCAGGAGCCGCGCACCGACGCCGCCGTCGACACCCCCGTCCTCGACACCTCCGACATCATCCGTACCGCCGCCGACGCCGTCCCGACCGAGTCGCCGACCGGTTCGCGCCGCGCCGCCTCGGTGCAGGCCGTCGACGCCTCGTTCGCGGACTTCGACGTCCGGCCGGAGATCGTGGCCGCGCTCGCCGCGGCAGGGATCTCGCAGCCGTTCCCCATCCAGGCGATGACCCTGCCGGTCGCGCTGGCGGGCCACGACATCATCGGCCAGGCCAAGACGGGCACCGGCAAGACCCTCGGCTTCGGCGTCCCGCTGCTGCACCGCGTCATCGCACCGGGCGAGGAGGGCTACGAGCGGCTCGCGGCGCCCGGTGAGCCGCAGGCGCTGGTCGTGGTGCCGACGCGTGAGCTCGCCGTCCAGGTCGCGGGCGACCTCGCCATGGCGTCGACCGGCCGCAAGGTCCGCATCGTGCAGGTGTACGGCGGGCGCGCGTACGAGCCGCAGGTCGAGGCGCTCAAGCGCGGAGCCGACGTCGTCGTCGGCACGCCGGGCCGCATGATCGACCTGCTGAACCAGCGTCACCTCCGCCTGAACCACGCCACCGAGGTCGTGCTCGACGAGGCCGACGAGATGCTCGACCTCGGCTTCCTGCCCGACGTCGAGAAGCTGCTCGCCGCGACCCCCGCGAACCGCCACACCATGCTGTTCTCGGCGACCATGCCGGGCGCAGTCGTCGCGATGGCCCGCCGATACATGTCGCAGCCCACGCACATCCGGGCGTCCGCCCCGGACGACGAGGGCCAGACGGTCAAGAACATCAAGCAGGTCGCGTACCGAGCGCACGCGCTGGACAAGGTCGAGCTGCTCGCGCGCATCCTGCAGGCACGGGGCCGCGGGCTGACCATCGTCTTCGCGCGCACCAAGCGCACCGCCGCGAAGGTCGCGGACGACCTGGTCGAGCGCGGGTTCGCCGCCGGCGCGATCCACGGCGACCTGGGTCAGGGCGCGCGTGAGCAGGCGCTGCGCGCTTTCCGCCACGGCAAGGTCGACGTGCTCGTCGCCACCGACGTCGCGGCCCGCGGCATCGACGTCGAGGACGTCACGCACGTCATCAACTACCAGTGCCCCGAGGACGAGAAGACGTACCTGCACCGCACCGGCCGCACCGGCCGCGCGGGCAACAAGGGCACCGCCGTCACGTTCGTGGACTGGGACGACCTGCCGCGCTGGGGCCTGATCGACAAGGCGCTCGGCCTGGGCATCCCGGCCCCCGTCGAGACGTACTCCTCGTCGCCGCACGTCTACGCGGACCTCGACATCCCCGAGGGCACCAAGGGCCGGCTGCCGAAGTCGCAGCAGACCCGTGCCGGCCTCGACGCCGAGGTCCTCGAGGACCTGGGCGAGACCGGCAAGCGCGGCGGCGGAGCACGTCCCGCGCGCTCCGACGAGCGGTCCGGCGGCGGACGCCGCGAGGGATCGCGCGACGGCGGCCGCGGGGGTGCGCGCGACAGCGGCGCGCGTACCCGTGGGGCCGACGCCGCCCCCTCCGGCACGGCACCCTCCGCCACGGCGACCTCCGGCACCGCGACCTCCGGCACCGCGACCTCCGGCACCGCACCCTCCAGCACCGCGACCTCCGACGCCGAGGGCGAGGGCCGTCGCCGTCGCCGCGGTGGCCGCGGCCGCGCAGGTGGGGACGGCGCCGCACGTACCGAGCAGGGTGCGTCGCGCGCGGAGCAGCCGGTGTCCGCCGAGGCACCGGGTGCCGACGCCCCCGCGGGCGGGGAGTCCGACGGCACGCCCCGTCGCCGTCGCCGTCGCCGCTCGCGCGGTGGCGCCGCCGGCGCCCCGTCCGACGCCGCCGCACCCGCCGGCTCGGACGCCTGA
- a CDS encoding MarC family protein, which translates to MSNALDVQLFLSVFVTLFVIMDPPGTVPLFLALTGSMTRHQRARAARQAILVAFGVIVGFALFGQSLLNYLHVSVQALQGAGGLLLLLVAMELLTGKMDSSEGYEGTQGNVALVPLGTPLLAGPGAIVATMVYVQQSTEPSDWVALALGVVLVHVCLWLSMRFAGAIHRILKDSGTMLVSRIAGLLLAAIAVQLLADAVLAFAREI; encoded by the coding sequence GTGAGCAACGCCCTGGACGTCCAGCTGTTCCTCTCGGTCTTCGTGACCCTGTTCGTCATCATGGACCCCCCGGGGACGGTCCCGCTGTTCCTGGCGCTGACCGGGTCCATGACCCGTCACCAGCGGGCGCGCGCCGCCCGGCAGGCCATCCTCGTCGCGTTCGGGGTCATCGTCGGCTTCGCGCTCTTCGGCCAGTCGCTCCTCAACTACCTGCACGTGTCCGTCCAGGCGCTGCAGGGTGCGGGAGGTCTGCTGCTGCTGCTCGTCGCGATGGAGCTGCTCACCGGCAAGATGGACAGCAGCGAGGGCTACGAGGGCACGCAGGGGAACGTCGCGCTCGTGCCGCTGGGCACCCCCCTGCTCGCGGGACCGGGCGCGATCGTCGCGACCATGGTCTACGTCCAGCAGTCCACCGAGCCCTCCGACTGGGTGGCCCTGGCCCTCGGCGTCGTCCTGGTACACGTGTGCCTGTGGCTGTCCATGCGGTTCGCGGGCGCGATCCACCGCATCCTGAAGGACTCCGGGACGATGCTCGTCAGCCGCATCGCCGGCCTGCTGCTCGCCGCGATCGCGGTGCAGCTGCTCGCCGACGCCGTGCTGGCCTTCGCGCGCGAGATCTGA